Part of the Caulifigura coniformis genome, GACTGTCGAACGTTGGCAACACACCGGGGGCGATGGCAAAAGAAATCGCCCAGAGAATGAGGAGAGATGGCAACCAGTGAACGACGTGACATTTATCAGGAGGTGACCGACCGCATCCTCGAAATGCTGGATCAGGGCGTGGTCCCCTGGCGAAATCCGATCCGGCGGGCAGGCGGCGATAGCTGGCCCAGGAACCTCGCTTCCGGAAAACCGTATCGCGGCGTCAATGTCTTCCTGCTGGCGATGCGGAGTTGGGAGAAAGGATTCGGTTCCGACTTCTGGCTGACGTTCCGCCAGGCTCAAGAGCAGGGCGGTCAGGTCCGCAAGGGGGAGCGATCATCGCTGGTCGTGTTCTGGAAGCAGGTCCAGAAGGAAGACGTGTCCTCCGGCGAAGACATCACGATCCCTGTGCTTCGGCATTACAACGTGTTCAACGTTGAGCAGTGTGACGGGATCTCGCCTCCCGACGCGGCCCGCGGCGATGGTCCGTCAGTTCCCTTTGAGCCACTGCGGGAAGCGGACCAGATTGTGGCCGGGTATCGCGATGCGCCGGTGATTGAACACCGCGGGAGCCGGGCAGTCTATCTTCCCGTTGCCGATCGTGTCGAAATTCCGGAACCGGAGCACTTCGAAACCCGCGAGAGTTACTACGCCACCCTGTTTCATGAGCTCTCCCATTCCACGGGACACAGCAAGCGGCTGAACCGCGGGCTCGACACCGTGCTCGCCCCCTTCGGTTCGCCGGACTACGGCAAAGAGGAACTGGTCGCCGAAATGTCGGCGGCGTTTCTGGCCGCCTCCTGCGGCATCAGTCCACCGACGATCGAGCAGTCTGCCGCCTATCTCGACAACTGGCGTCGCGTGCTCAAGGGGGACAAGCGTCTTGTCGTGACGGCCGCCGGGGCGGCTCAACGCTCGGCCGACTGGATTCTGGCTCAGCAGTCGCAGGAACCAGAGCCGGCCGCAGGCGAGGCCGCGGATGCCATCGCAGAACCGGCGACTGCGGATCACGCATCACCGTTGAGTGGTCCGCTCCAGCGGGACTTGTTCTGAACGAACCGCCTCACCGGAGCTCCGACGATCCGTCTCCACGACGATCCGACGGTACGGAGTTACGATTTGCCGGTGTCACGCTTCTCCTGAGTGGTTGCTGAAACGTTCTGGCCCTCGCAATTCCGCCAGCCTGTTCCGCTTGTCCCACGCCCGGGACCTCGACTGCGTCAATGGCCGGCCCGCACCGAAAAGCCGTGTAGGCCATGACGCCGGTCCCTCAGCGTGGCCCTGGTCGCTCAAGGCTGGCGAAAGCGAGCCACAACTCACAACCCAAAAGGAGAAATGACCATGACACAACAGAACCAACCCATCCGCAGACTTCGCATCGGCAACATTGGAGCCGCAATTTTCGAGAACCGCACGGAGGAGGGGAAGACGTTCTACAACGTCCAGTTC contains:
- a CDS encoding ArdC family protein, coding for MATSERRDIYQEVTDRILEMLDQGVVPWRNPIRRAGGDSWPRNLASGKPYRGVNVFLLAMRSWEKGFGSDFWLTFRQAQEQGGQVRKGERSSLVVFWKQVQKEDVSSGEDITIPVLRHYNVFNVEQCDGISPPDAARGDGPSVPFEPLREADQIVAGYRDAPVIEHRGSRAVYLPVADRVEIPEPEHFETRESYYATLFHELSHSTGHSKRLNRGLDTVLAPFGSPDYGKEELVAEMSAAFLAASCGISPPTIEQSAAYLDNWRRVLKGDKRLVVTAAGAAQRSADWILAQQSQEPEPAAGEAADAIAEPATADHASPLSGPLQRDLF